One Prolixibacteraceae bacterium DNA segment encodes these proteins:
- a CDS encoding gliding motility lipoprotein GldH, whose protein sequence is MMRNILLFLVTSTLIACFSSCSNNSIYDSYYTIEDGEWHQDSLVVFKPHISNNDLAYDMDITIRNTNSYIYSNLWLFVKTISPKGKVFNDTLEVTMADLRGKWIGRGLGDTFELKYPFKENTLLPDTGNYCIQIIQGMRSDNGYIEGISDIGLKIELTDIESGKE, encoded by the coding sequence ATGATGCGTAATATATTACTTTTTCTCGTGACCTCCACTTTGATAGCATGTTTCAGTTCGTGTAGTAACAATTCTATATATGATAGCTATTACACGATAGAAGATGGAGAGTGGCACCAAGACTCTTTAGTTGTTTTTAAGCCTCATATATCCAATAACGATTTGGCTTACGACATGGATATAACGATTCGAAATACCAATAGTTATATCTACTCAAATCTTTGGCTTTTTGTTAAAACGATAAGTCCTAAGGGGAAAGTGTTCAATGATACATTAGAAGTAACAATGGCTGACCTTCGTGGAAAATGGATAGGAAGAGGACTAGGAGACACCTTTGAACTTAAATATCCTTTTAAAGAAAATACTCTGCTTCCTGATACAGGTAACTACTGCATTCAAATAATACAAGGGATGAGGAGCGACAATGGGTATATAGAGGGGATATCAGACATCGGATTAAAAATTGAATTAACAGATATAGAAAGTGGGAAAGAATAA
- a CDS encoding zinc ABC transporter substrate-binding protein, protein MNKIYTFLAIIILLSSCNSNKKSSQDEDTDTKPMLFVSIQPLKYFVDMIVKDRYEVRVMVPPGSSPETFSPSSKQMTELEKSDGFVKIGSLPFENRWDSLWQANHPQTDLINCSIGIPEQKLAHQHGDHVHYGTDPHIWLAPSAAKIIAQNIYDGILHFDPANKTFYKKNLESLMDTIDHVQNELNVKLENMKDRDFLIFHPVLGYLSAEYQMNQEAIEFEGKKPSLRQLKHIVEVAKKENITTILVQKEFSTSSADIIAKEIDGQVVIIDPLGYNWPEVMRNIGSAISEKE, encoded by the coding sequence ATGAATAAAATATATACATTTCTAGCTATTATCATACTTCTTTCAAGCTGCAATTCAAATAAAAAAAGCAGCCAGGATGAAGATACAGATACAAAACCAATGCTTTTTGTCAGTATCCAACCTTTAAAATATTTTGTAGACATGATTGTTAAAGATCGCTATGAAGTACGTGTAATGGTTCCTCCGGGGAGTAGTCCAGAAACATTCTCTCCATCTTCCAAGCAGATGACAGAACTTGAAAAATCGGATGGATTTGTAAAGATAGGTTCGCTTCCTTTCGAAAATAGATGGGATAGTCTATGGCAGGCAAACCACCCACAAACAGATCTTATCAACTGTAGTATTGGTATACCCGAGCAGAAGTTGGCACATCAACATGGCGATCATGTTCATTATGGTACAGACCCTCATATATGGCTTGCACCAAGTGCTGCAAAAATAATTGCACAAAATATTTACGATGGGATTTTACATTTCGATCCTGCAAACAAAACTTTCTATAAGAAAAATCTAGAGAGCCTGATGGATACTATCGATCATGTTCAAAATGAACTTAATGTAAAACTTGAGAACATGAAAGATAGAGATTTTCTAATCTTTCATCCTGTGCTTGGTTATCTCTCTGCAGAGTATCAGATGAATCAAGAAGCGATAGAATTTGAAGGAAAAAAACCATCCCTGCGACAACTAAAACATATTGTAGAAGTTGCAAAGAAAGAGAACATCACGACCATCTTAGTTCAAAAAGAATTTAGTACCTCAAGTGCAGATATTATTGCCAAAGAGATCGATGGGCAAGTGGTTATTATTGATCCTCTTGGATACAACTGGCCAGAAGTAATGAGAAATATTGGCAGTGCTATCTCAGAAAAAGAATAA
- the trmB gene encoding tRNA (guanosine(46)-N7)-methyltransferase TrmB, with protein sequence MGKNKLKKFSEMETFPNVFQDSYKELQTRTFEYRGKWASDFFKNDNPIVVEVGCGKGEYTVGLAKKYPNKNFIGVDIKGSRMWLGAKESVDNKMINVVFIRTHVELLNLFFDKNEISEIWITFADPQMKHTRRRLTSTRFMNHYRQYLKEGGLVHLKTDSNFLYTYTDIMVHENKFEIEENTNDLYNSDVVDDILSIRTFYEQQWLDRGKTIKYLRWVMHYNGLVEPEVEIEPDDYRSFGRSRKE encoded by the coding sequence GTGGGAAAGAATAAACTAAAGAAATTTAGTGAGATGGAGACATTTCCAAATGTTTTCCAAGATTCATATAAGGAGTTACAAACTAGAACTTTTGAATACAGAGGGAAATGGGCTTCAGACTTCTTCAAAAACGATAATCCTATTGTCGTTGAAGTAGGGTGTGGTAAAGGAGAGTACACAGTAGGACTTGCAAAAAAATATCCAAACAAGAACTTTATTGGTGTTGACATCAAAGGTTCTCGCATGTGGTTAGGTGCAAAAGAGTCCGTAGATAATAAAATGATCAATGTGGTATTCATTAGAACGCATGTTGAGCTTTTAAATCTATTCTTTGATAAGAACGAAATATCTGAAATATGGATCACATTTGCGGATCCTCAGATGAAGCACACTCGTCGTCGATTGACATCCACTAGATTTATGAATCATTATCGTCAATACCTAAAAGAGGGTGGATTGGTTCATTTAAAAACGGATAGCAATTTTCTGTACACATATACAGATATAATGGTTCATGAAAACAAATTTGAGATAGAGGAAAACACGAATGATCTCTATAACTCTGATGTCGTAGATGACATTCTTTCTATTAGGACTTTTTACGAACAACAATGGCTAGACAGAGGCAAAACAATTAAGTATCTTAGATGGGTAATGCACTACAACGGCTTAGTAGAGCCTGAAGTAGAGATTGAACCAGATGATTACAGAAGTTTCGGACGAAGTAGAAAAGAATAA
- a CDS encoding TetR/AcrR family transcriptional regulator translates to MKNETVNTKKDAVREHILTIAQEIFSKYGYKKTTLDDIANAVRKGKSSLYYYFDSKEDIFQEVIKKEADILRQELSKVLRKDTDPEEKLRDYILTKITTYRQLANFYNAIENDSAAVSFVESMKATYDQEEIRMMKRILLDGARRGRFAIQDFTLAAIGITTAIKGLEMPLSAGNYKEIDLEKSVDTILQIVCYGIMKR, encoded by the coding sequence ATGAAGAACGAAACAGTGAACACCAAAAAAGATGCCGTTCGCGAGCATATCTTAACCATAGCACAAGAAATTTTCAGTAAATATGGTTACAAAAAAACTACACTCGACGATATAGCGAATGCGGTTCGCAAAGGGAAGAGCTCTCTCTATTACTATTTCGATAGCAAAGAAGATATATTTCAAGAAGTAATCAAAAAAGAGGCAGACATTCTTCGACAAGAGCTTTCGAAGGTCCTTCGTAAAGATACAGATCCTGAGGAAAAACTTAGAGACTATATATTAACTAAGATAACCACTTATCGTCAATTGGCGAACTTTTATAACGCCATCGAAAATGATAGTGCTGCTGTCAGTTTTGTAGAATCGATGAAGGCAACCTACGACCAAGAAGAGATACGTATGATGAAACGTATTCTTTTAGATGGAGCAAGAAGAGGGCGATTTGCGATCCAAGACTTTACGCTTGCCGCTATTGGGATTACAACGGCGATAAAAGGATTAGAGATGCCTCTCTCTGCTGGAAATTACAAAGAGATAGATCTAGAGAAGAGTGTGGACACCATTCTTCAAATAGTATGTTATGGTATCATGAAGCGATAA
- the rnr gene encoding ribonuclease R — protein sequence MGNKKNKNKKGRRKLFTKKDIKKSIVKLFQENPNKLFNYKQLSSILEVKDMPTKQLITVVLFELEDQKVIFQESRGQYQLDSNAGYVNGTIRIASKGNGVVIVDDVSEPILILAHHMNKALPGDQVSVLLHAQRKKKEQTGEVVQIVHRNEKPMVGIIQRSKHFNFFIPNQKMNFDIFIPKDKLKKAEDGQRALVRITDWPDHAKNPFGEVVEVLGDVGDHQAEMNAIIAEYELPTKFPTKIEKYAQGMTDGITDEEISKRWDFREVTTFTIDPKDAKDFDDALSIQQLDNGNWEIGVHIADVTHYVRPNTMLEEEAYERATSVYLVDRVVPMLPEHLSNGICSLRPNEDKLCFSAVFELNNDAEVQKQWFGRTIIHSDKRFTYEEAQEIIEGGEGEYKKEILTLDRLAKELRADRFDNGSIGFERVEVKFNLDSYGRPTGVYFKESKDANKLIEEFMLLANKKVAEFIGKQPSGKHAKTFVYRIHDKPDPERLDNFNRFIQRFGYGIQTTSPKNIALSMNKLLGHVDGKVEQNLIETLAIRTMAKAEYSTHNIGHYGLHFDYYSHFTSPIRRYPDMMVHRLLARYLDGGRSVMESKYESMCQHASKREQRAANAERASIKYKQVEFMADKIGSIFEGTISGVTEWGIYVELEENKCEGMIPLSLLRDDYYQFDEKNYCIVGKAFGNKYQMGDKLQVRIAKANLEKKQLDFELI from the coding sequence ATGGGCAACAAAAAGAACAAGAATAAAAAAGGACGCAGAAAACTTTTTACTAAAAAAGATATTAAGAAAAGTATTGTAAAACTTTTTCAAGAAAACCCCAATAAATTATTTAACTACAAGCAGTTGTCTTCTATATTGGAAGTAAAGGACATGCCCACAAAGCAACTGATTACAGTTGTTCTATTTGAACTTGAAGATCAGAAAGTTATTTTTCAAGAATCTCGTGGACAATATCAATTAGATTCTAATGCTGGATATGTAAATGGTACGATACGAATTGCATCCAAAGGGAATGGAGTAGTAATAGTAGACGATGTATCTGAACCTATTCTTATTCTCGCACACCACATGAACAAGGCACTACCAGGAGACCAAGTATCGGTACTTCTTCATGCCCAGAGGAAGAAAAAAGAACAGACAGGAGAGGTTGTTCAGATCGTTCATCGCAATGAAAAACCAATGGTTGGAATCATTCAACGATCTAAACATTTCAACTTCTTTATTCCCAACCAGAAGATGAATTTTGACATCTTTATACCTAAAGATAAACTTAAAAAAGCTGAAGATGGACAACGTGCGTTAGTTCGCATAACAGACTGGCCTGACCATGCAAAGAATCCATTTGGGGAAGTAGTTGAAGTATTAGGAGATGTAGGCGATCACCAAGCGGAAATGAATGCCATCATTGCAGAGTATGAACTTCCTACAAAATTTCCTACAAAGATTGAGAAGTATGCGCAAGGGATGACTGACGGAATTACAGACGAAGAGATTTCTAAACGATGGGACTTCAGAGAGGTCACCACATTTACTATTGATCCGAAAGATGCAAAAGACTTTGATGATGCATTATCCATTCAGCAACTAGACAATGGCAATTGGGAAATAGGTGTACACATTGCAGATGTGACACATTATGTCCGTCCAAACACAATGTTAGAGGAGGAAGCATACGAAAGAGCAACTTCTGTATATCTTGTAGACAGAGTAGTTCCTATGTTGCCCGAACATCTTTCCAATGGAATCTGTTCATTACGTCCAAATGAGGACAAGTTGTGTTTCTCTGCAGTCTTCGAGTTAAACAATGATGCAGAAGTACAAAAGCAATGGTTCGGTAGAACTATTATTCATTCGGATAAAAGATTCACTTACGAAGAGGCACAAGAGATCATTGAAGGGGGAGAAGGAGAATATAAGAAAGAGATACTAACACTAGATAGACTAGCAAAAGAACTAAGAGCCGATCGTTTCGACAATGGAAGTATTGGCTTTGAAAGAGTAGAGGTTAAATTCAACCTTGACTCATATGGAAGACCTACTGGGGTCTATTTTAAAGAGAGCAAAGATGCCAACAAACTCATTGAAGAGTTTATGTTGCTTGCAAACAAAAAGGTTGCAGAGTTTATTGGAAAACAACCGAGTGGAAAACATGCTAAAACTTTTGTCTATCGTATCCACGATAAGCCAGATCCAGAAAGACTAGATAACTTCAACCGTTTTATTCAGCGCTTTGGATACGGAATACAGACCACTTCTCCTAAAAACATTGCACTTTCTATGAATAAGCTACTAGGCCACGTGGATGGGAAGGTCGAACAAAATCTGATTGAGACTTTAGCAATACGTACCATGGCAAAGGCAGAATATTCGACACACAACATAGGCCATTATGGATTGCATTTTGACTACTACAGTCATTTTACATCACCAATACGAAGATACCCTGATATGATGGTTCATCGACTACTTGCGAGGTACCTTGATGGAGGTAGATCTGTAATGGAATCCAAATATGAATCCATGTGTCAACATGCATCAAAAAGAGAGCAAAGAGCTGCCAATGCCGAACGCGCATCTATAAAATATAAGCAAGTAGAGTTTATGGCAGACAAAATTGGTTCAATTTTTGAGGGGACAATCTCAGGTGTTACTGAATGGGGTATTTACGTGGAACTAGAGGAAAATAAATGCGAAGGGATGATTCCTCTTTCTCTATTACGTGACGACTATTATCAATTTGATGAAAAGAACTATTGTATTGTTGGTAAAGCATTTGGAAATAAATACCAGATGGGAGACAAGCTACAAGTTCGTATCGCAAAAGCAAATCTTGAAAAGAAACAACTTGACTTTGAATTAATTTAA
- a CDS encoding DNA polymerase III subunit delta has product MRLKDIVGHHSTKDRLIQMVEDDRLSHAILLTGASGIGKLSLAIAFLQFVHCKSPINHDSCGTCSSCKKISKLIHPDMHFVFPIVKNKGLEKCDHYLPIWRESLNKNPYLNFNSWLDEIDAGNKQAIIYGNESEEVVKKINLKSYEGGYKSLLIWLPEKLNATSANKLLKLIEEPPSKTIMVFVSQEENKILPTIKSRIQEIRCQPLAPDEMAHYLEQTYPDSDSNMTEVARLAQGSMYQAIKIIKKHSQKEQNLLSFQTLMRLSYSRKVVDIIGWAEEMAQKSRENQKDFILYAQGMVRENFVMNMKQPELVYLDHSQKEWSNKFYPFINDRNVETLYHELDLAFRDVSMNGNSKIIFLHLGLMITKYIRV; this is encoded by the coding sequence ATGCGATTAAAAGATATTGTAGGACACCATTCCACGAAAGATAGATTAATTCAGATGGTTGAAGATGACCGTCTTAGCCATGCCATACTTTTAACAGGAGCCTCTGGTATAGGCAAACTGTCTCTTGCTATTGCTTTTCTTCAATTCGTACACTGTAAATCACCTATTAATCATGACTCTTGTGGGACTTGTAGTTCGTGTAAAAAGATCTCTAAACTGATACACCCTGACATGCATTTTGTCTTTCCAATTGTTAAAAACAAAGGGTTAGAGAAATGTGATCATTATCTACCTATATGGCGTGAATCATTAAACAAAAATCCCTATCTAAACTTTAATAGTTGGCTTGATGAGATAGATGCCGGGAACAAACAGGCAATCATTTATGGTAACGAAAGCGAAGAGGTTGTTAAGAAGATCAATTTAAAGTCTTACGAAGGAGGATATAAGTCATTATTGATTTGGCTTCCAGAAAAACTTAATGCAACAAGTGCCAATAAATTGCTAAAACTTATTGAAGAGCCACCAAGCAAAACGATAATGGTTTTTGTTTCTCAAGAGGAAAACAAGATTCTGCCAACCATTAAATCACGTATACAGGAGATTCGATGCCAACCATTAGCTCCAGATGAGATGGCGCATTATTTAGAACAAACTTATCCTGATTCGGATAGCAATATGACTGAAGTCGCAAGATTGGCTCAAGGAAGCATGTATCAAGCGATTAAAATAATTAAAAAACATAGTCAAAAAGAGCAGAATTTATTATCTTTTCAAACACTAATGCGTTTAAGTTATAGCCGAAAGGTGGTAGACATCATTGGATGGGCAGAAGAGATGGCTCAAAAAAGTAGAGAAAATCAAAAAGATTTTATTCTTTACGCACAAGGGATGGTTCGTGAAAATTTTGTCATGAACATGAAACAACCAGAATTAGTCTATTTGGATCACTCACAAAAAGAGTGGTCTAATAAATTTTATCCATTCATTAATGATAGAAATGTCGAAACACTCTACCATGAGCTTGACCTAGCATTTCGTGATGTCTCGATGAATGGGAATAGCAAAATCATTTTTCTTCATTTGGGATTAATGATTACCAAATATATTCGGGTATAA
- a CDS encoding TetR/AcrR family transcriptional regulator — translation MRAKDQIKDVARSAIVQSARNVFGRYGYRKTTLEDIAKDAKKGKSSLYYYFDSKEELYIEVVKMEAKELAENIMRVLKEVVDPRERLYRYIYERTMGIGKFSTLHEAVKDVSVQDMDFINPLREKYLEDEISIVERFLKQGISYGIFDIPNPSLVANTIVIAIKGYDQPIIQQKFGIVSFNEKLYSLISLLLKGITSDLERKRNYNLPMADVD, via the coding sequence ATGCGAGCAAAAGATCAAATAAAGGATGTTGCAAGAAGTGCCATTGTGCAGTCAGCTAGAAATGTTTTTGGTAGATATGGATATCGTAAGACTACATTAGAGGATATCGCTAAAGATGCCAAAAAAGGGAAGAGCTCTTTGTATTATTACTTTGATAGTAAGGAAGAACTGTATATTGAAGTGGTTAAGATGGAGGCAAAAGAGCTTGCTGAAAATATCATGCGAGTACTAAAAGAGGTAGTTGATCCTAGAGAGAGGCTCTATCGATATATTTATGAAAGAACGATGGGAATTGGTAAATTCTCCACTCTTCATGAAGCAGTGAAAGATGTTAGTGTCCAAGATATGGATTTTATTAATCCATTGCGTGAGAAATATTTAGAGGATGAAATATCTATCGTTGAACGTTTTCTGAAACAAGGAATAAGTTATGGTATATTTGATATTCCTAATCCCTCTCTGGTTGCTAATACCATTGTCATTGCGATAAAAGGGTATGATCAACCTATTATTCAGCAGAAATTTGGTATTGTGAGCTTTAATGAAAAACTATACTCCTTGATCTCTTTGCTTTTGAAAGGAATTACTAGCGACTTAGAGAGAAAAAGAAATTATAATTTGCCTATGGCAGATGTAGATTGA
- a CDS encoding MGMT family protein gives MTFNERVYYVVRLIPQGRVTTYGMIAKFIGSPKASRMVGWAMNRSHEQETYIPAHRVVNRNGLLTGQAHFNGETMASRLQNEGIEIKDNQILHLDKIRWDPFKEIKEVPKSFLIDIEL, from the coding sequence ATGACATTCAACGAAAGAGTATACTATGTTGTTCGACTTATTCCCCAAGGTCGAGTTACAACTTATGGAATGATCGCCAAATTCATTGGCTCCCCCAAAGCTTCAAGAATGGTAGGCTGGGCAATGAATAGGTCTCATGAACAAGAGACATACATTCCTGCACATAGAGTTGTAAATCGTAATGGACTACTAACAGGACAAGCACATTTCAATGGAGAAACGATGGCTTCAAGACTTCAAAACGAGGGTATTGAAATAAAAGATAATCAAATTCTTCATTTAGATAAAATACGATGGGACCCATTCAAAGAGATAAAAGAGGTACCCAAATCATTTCTTATAGACATAGAATTGTAG
- a CDS encoding LPP20 family lipoprotein, producing MSAYKSKNYIIWIGVLSFFLWSCAGTKKSVTPVEELPSWVTNPPVSSLYYVGIGSVEKTPYNQGDYRETARKSALSEISNAISVEVRSNTSLQQSDDQSGVSHHYQSNIITQSSHLLKGVELVNGWENDHVYWGYYRLSKQRYQEQLLQECEQVLVKVNMEIKSGDTASKQYKTELAISHWVRAISLYNTMKSEIESQGLGDALDQKVWSTISKEIASLKWQSPSGFRAKRGGVWDKSFRQFTLVGKDDQAVASVPVLFDLDGGNGLDYLENITDNYGESIAPVLYVKSTNKDMGLSVRIDMKRWVRKMTNDIDVRRRFCKLSVPQGKVSVVVLTPTVSLKPNGKGGSLKRFMEVWRSKVTEDHLLALTKQRADYQMMVRLNVITSKSSYGAITAEMVGRITVKDSRGVEKWNYAIDRCSGTSMNKEEAIAIAYKKLVQRVDYRAYPQMVKFLRLK from the coding sequence ATGAGTGCGTATAAAAGTAAAAATTATATTATTTGGATCGGTGTATTGTCCTTTTTTCTATGGTCATGCGCAGGTACTAAAAAGTCTGTTACACCTGTAGAGGAATTACCTAGTTGGGTTACAAATCCTCCTGTATCTTCACTCTATTATGTGGGTATTGGAAGTGTTGAAAAGACCCCTTATAATCAGGGTGATTATAGGGAGACTGCCAGGAAGAGTGCGCTTTCGGAGATCTCTAATGCAATTTCAGTGGAGGTTCGAAGTAATACTTCATTGCAACAATCTGATGACCAATCGGGGGTCTCCCACCATTATCAATCTAATATAATCACTCAGAGCTCTCATCTTTTGAAAGGGGTTGAGTTGGTGAATGGATGGGAAAATGACCATGTTTATTGGGGCTATTATCGATTGTCTAAACAGCGTTATCAAGAGCAGTTGTTGCAGGAGTGTGAGCAGGTGCTTGTTAAGGTTAATATGGAGATCAAATCTGGTGATACTGCCTCTAAACAGTATAAAACAGAATTGGCTATATCACATTGGGTTCGTGCAATCTCTTTATATAATACGATGAAATCAGAGATAGAGAGTCAAGGGCTCGGAGATGCTTTGGATCAGAAGGTGTGGAGCACGATATCTAAAGAGATCGCTTCATTAAAATGGCAAAGTCCAAGTGGTTTTCGTGCCAAAAGAGGTGGTGTTTGGGACAAATCGTTTCGTCAGTTTACTTTAGTTGGGAAAGATGATCAAGCTGTTGCCTCTGTTCCTGTACTGTTCGATCTAGATGGTGGTAATGGTTTGGATTACTTAGAAAACATAACCGATAACTATGGAGAGTCTATTGCGCCAGTTCTTTATGTGAAAAGTACGAATAAAGATATGGGACTTTCGGTTCGCATTGATATGAAAAGGTGGGTTCGAAAAATGACCAATGATATCGATGTGAGGAGAAGATTCTGTAAGCTTTCTGTGCCTCAAGGAAAGGTTTCTGTGGTGGTGCTTACCCCAACAGTGTCTCTTAAGCCCAATGGTAAGGGAGGTAGCTTAAAGAGGTTTATGGAGGTGTGGAGATCTAAAGTGACAGAAGATCATCTTCTTGCTTTGACAAAACAGCGTGCAGATTACCAAATGATGGTTCGACTAAATGTCATCACTTCAAAAAGTAGTTATGGAGCTATTACGGCAGAGATGGTGGGACGCATCACAGTGAAAGATTCACGTGGTGTCGAAAAGTGGAATTACGCTATCGATCGTTGTAGTGGTACCTCGATGAATAAAGAGGAGGCCATTGCGATTGCTTACAAAAAGTTGGTTCAACGAGTTGACTACAGAGCTTACCCCCAGATGGTGAAGTTTCTAAGACTAAAATAA
- the yidD gene encoding membrane protein insertion efficiency factor YidD: MESFIKIVRNFAIKVLKLPIFFYRSVISPMTPPSCRHTPTCSVYALEALSKHGPIKGLYLTIKRLSKCHPWGTHGYDPVPPVNKRK, encoded by the coding sequence ATGGAAAGCTTCATCAAAATAGTTCGCAACTTTGCAATCAAAGTATTAAAATTGCCTATTTTCTTCTACCGCAGTGTCATATCACCAATGACTCCACCTTCGTGTAGACATACCCCTACATGTTCCGTCTATGCTTTAGAAGCACTATCAAAACATGGGCCTATCAAAGGGCTATATTTAACAATCAAGCGTTTAAGTAAATGTCACCCATGGGGAACTCACGGATACGATCCTGTGCCACCTGTTAATAAGAGAAAATAA
- the rlmN gene encoding 23S rRNA (adenine(2503)-C(2))-methyltransferase RlmN: MEENNQVKEQLYGKTLTELQEVVVQYGFPKFTAKQICEWLYKKDATSFEQMTNLSKKAREVLSQNFTIGLETYSDRKESVDGTKKYLFQVGDHKYIETAMIPEGDRKTVCVSSQVGCKMNCLFCMTGKQGFQQHLTTNQILNQLRMIDEWGGVTNIVYMGMGEPMDNIDSVLKSLEIITSDWGYAMSPKRVNVSTVGVIPSLRRFLDESSCHLAISLHSPYDEERSKIMPVQKAYKIQDVLDLVRQYDFSAQRRVSFEYIVFAGLNDTPKHARALVALLKGIPCRMNLIRFHEIPDTPLQGTNEQRLQAFKDMLNEKGLLTTVRVSRGEDIYAACGLLSTKKLVENKGE; this comes from the coding sequence ATGGAAGAAAATAACCAAGTAAAGGAACAATTATACGGAAAAACATTGACTGAACTACAAGAGGTTGTAGTGCAGTATGGCTTTCCAAAATTTACTGCAAAGCAGATATGTGAGTGGTTATATAAGAAAGATGCTACATCTTTTGAACAGATGACAAACTTATCTAAAAAAGCGAGAGAGGTGTTGTCACAAAATTTTACGATTGGATTAGAGACGTATTCCGATCGTAAAGAGAGTGTCGATGGGACAAAGAAATATCTGTTTCAGGTGGGAGACCATAAATATATTGAGACTGCCATGATTCCAGAAGGGGATCGTAAGACTGTTTGTGTCTCTTCTCAGGTGGGTTGTAAAATGAATTGTCTTTTCTGTATGACAGGAAAACAGGGCTTTCAACAACATCTGACCACAAATCAGATTCTGAATCAATTACGAATGATTGATGAGTGGGGAGGAGTCACCAATATTGTCTATATGGGGATGGGTGAACCAATGGATAATATTGATTCAGTACTAAAAAGTTTAGAGATCATTACTTCTGACTGGGGCTATGCGATGAGTCCTAAGCGTGTAAATGTTTCAACGGTTGGAGTGATCCCTAGTTTGAGACGTTTCTTAGATGAGAGTAGCTGTCATCTGGCTATTAGTCTGCACTCTCCATATGATGAAGAGAGATCAAAAATTATGCCTGTTCAGAAAGCATATAAGATTCAAGATGTGCTTGATCTTGTACGTCAGTATGATTTTAGTGCACAACGTAGAGTGTCTTTCGAGTATATTGTATTTGCTGGGTTAAATGATACCCCAAAGCATGCAAGAGCACTTGTTGCCTTATTGAAAGGGATACCATGTCGCATGAACTTAATTAGATTTCATGAGATACCAGATACTCCTCTTCAGGGAACGAATGAGCAGCGTTTGCAAGCGTTTAAAGATATGTTGAACGAAAAGGGATTGTTGACCACTGTTCGTGTTAGCCGTGGAGAAGATATTTATGCTGCTTGCGGCCTTTTAAGCACAAAGAAATTGGTAGAAAATAAAGGTGAATAG